One Microvirga thermotolerans DNA window includes the following coding sequences:
- a CDS encoding helix-turn-helix domain-containing protein, with product MDTIPTYALYGEYKDDPGTEWIHGETIQSRSRLHDYVIEPHRHERLFQILHLAGGEADFVQDGQRSRLVAPCIVTLPPMTVHGYTFTPDVEGTVLTLFEHRLGAVLAAAAEIVPTFRAVHAVAMERGSPDARTVSDHVAAIAAELSGRRPGRLGAVEAHLALLLIALHRLQGAAKEAAPNARNRALDHLMRFRRLVDEEFRSHKPVEAYARRLGLTASHLNRLCREHLGETALDVIHGRLALEARRYLTFTSLSAKEVALALAFEDPAYFTRFFKRRTGLTPTGFRALRNGETNP from the coding sequence ATGGACACCATCCCGACCTATGCCCTTTACGGCGAATACAAGGACGATCCGGGCACCGAATGGATCCATGGCGAGACGATCCAGTCCCGCAGCCGCTTGCACGATTACGTGATCGAGCCGCACCGGCACGAGCGGCTTTTCCAGATCCTCCATCTCGCCGGCGGCGAGGCGGATTTCGTGCAGGACGGGCAGCGCAGCAGGCTCGTCGCGCCTTGCATCGTGACCCTGCCGCCGATGACCGTGCACGGCTACACCTTCACCCCCGACGTGGAAGGAACGGTGCTCACCCTCTTCGAGCACCGGCTCGGCGCCGTGCTCGCGGCGGCGGCCGAGATCGTGCCGACATTCCGCGCGGTTCACGCGGTCGCGATGGAACGGGGCTCGCCCGATGCCCGGACCGTTTCGGACCATGTCGCCGCCATCGCCGCGGAGCTTTCGGGCCGCAGGCCGGGGCGCCTCGGCGCCGTCGAGGCGCATCTCGCGCTCCTCCTCATCGCCCTTCATCGCCTGCAGGGGGCGGCGAAGGAGGCGGCGCCGAATGCGCGAAACCGGGCTCTCGATCACCTCATGCGCTTTCGCCGGCTGGTCGACGAGGAGTTTCGCAGCCACAAGCCGGTCGAAGCCTATGCGCGCAGGCTCGGGCTCACGGCGAGCCATCTCAACCGGCTCTGCCGGGAGCATCTGGGCGAGACGGCTCTCGACGTCATTCACGGCCGCCTCGCCCTGGAGGCGCGGCGCTATCTCACCTTCACGTCCCTGAGCGCCAAGGAAGTGGCCCTCGCGCTCGCCTTCGAGGACCCGGCCTATTTCACGCGCTTCTTCAAGCGGCGGACCGGCCTCACGCCGACCGGGTTCCGGGCGCTGCGCAACGGAGAGACGAATCCATAG
- a CDS encoding 3-carboxy-cis,cis-muconate cycloisomerase: MAGDPLSSSLLGALVGDGEVAALFSDEAELAAMLRVEEALAQAQAEIGLIGEDAAFRIVEACRTFVPDWNGLATGMSRDGVVVPELVRQLRQAVGEPYERAVHLGATSQDVVDTGLVLRLRDLAALLAGRIAALVETLRLLKRRDGDVGLVAHTRMQQALPFTAADKLDTWIQPLERHEEALREMEPRLLTLQLGGPIGNRGSFHGHGDALADALAERLGLAFAPAWHSQRDRIGAFAAWLSLVSGTLGKIGQDIALMAQNEVGQVRLASGGGSSAMPHKSNPVLAEVLVALARFNAGLLGTLHQALVHENERSGAAWTLEWLILPRMAETTGAGLAKAQALADGLRFVPSAAGKGA, encoded by the coding sequence ATGGCGGGCGATCCTCTTTCCTCTTCCCTGCTCGGGGCCCTCGTCGGCGACGGCGAGGTGGCCGCGCTCTTCTCCGACGAGGCGGAGCTTGCCGCCATGCTGCGGGTGGAAGAGGCGCTCGCGCAGGCGCAGGCCGAGATCGGCCTGATCGGCGAGGACGCGGCCTTCCGCATCGTTGAGGCCTGCCGCACCTTCGTGCCCGACTGGAACGGCCTCGCCACGGGCATGTCGCGGGATGGCGTGGTCGTGCCCGAACTCGTCCGGCAGCTGCGCCAGGCGGTCGGGGAGCCGTACGAACGGGCCGTGCACCTCGGGGCGACGAGCCAGGACGTCGTCGACACGGGCCTCGTCCTTCGCCTGAGGGATCTCGCGGCGCTCCTCGCAGGGCGCATCGCGGCGCTCGTCGAGACGCTCCGGCTTCTCAAGAGGCGGGACGGGGACGTGGGCCTGGTCGCCCACACGCGCATGCAGCAGGCGCTGCCGTTCACCGCCGCCGACAAGCTCGACACCTGGATCCAGCCGCTCGAACGGCATGAGGAAGCCCTACGCGAGATGGAGCCGCGCCTTCTGACCCTGCAGCTCGGCGGGCCCATCGGCAACCGCGGCTCGTTCCACGGCCACGGCGATGCGCTCGCGGACGCGCTCGCGGAGCGTCTCGGCCTCGCCTTCGCGCCGGCCTGGCACTCCCAGCGCGACCGCATCGGCGCATTCGCCGCGTGGCTCTCCCTCGTCTCGGGAACCCTCGGCAAGATCGGGCAGGACATCGCCCTCATGGCGCAGAACGAGGTCGGGCAGGTCCGCCTCGCATCGGGCGGCGGCTCCTCCGCCATGCCCCACAAGTCGAATCCCGTTCTGGCCGAGGTGCTCGTGGCGCTCGCCCGCTTCAACGCCGGGCTTCTCGGCACGCTCCATCAGGCGCTCGTGCACGAGAACGAGCGATCCGGCGCGGCCTGGACCCTGGAATGGCTGATTTTGCCGCGGATGGCGGAGACGACCGGGGCAGGCCTCGCCAAGGCGCAGGCGCTGGCGGACGGCCTGCGCTTCGTTCCTTCCGCTGCGGGGAAGGGCGCCTGA
- a CDS encoding CoA-transferase subunit beta yields the protein MTVSAFTPNEMMTIAASRALSSDDVCFVGIGAPSAACNVARLTHAPGITLIYESGTIGTAPDVLPLSIGDGELCETALTTVSVPEMFRYWLQGGRISIGFLGAAQLDRFGNINTTVIGDYRRPKVRLPGGGGAPEIATSCRKVFITMKQSTRGMVEKIDFFTSFGHGEGGDHRRRLGIETEGPALLVTDLAVWKPDPETKEFTVVSMHPGVTRGQVQETCGWKVRFADRVEETPPPTELELATLRDLQARTERAHGGKKGA from the coding sequence ATGACCGTGTCCGCATTCACCCCCAACGAGATGATGACCATCGCGGCCTCCCGCGCCCTGTCGAGCGACGACGTCTGCTTCGTCGGGATCGGCGCGCCCTCGGCCGCCTGCAACGTCGCGCGCCTGACGCATGCGCCAGGCATCACGCTCATCTACGAGAGCGGCACCATCGGCACGGCGCCGGACGTGCTGCCGCTCTCCATCGGCGACGGCGAGCTCTGCGAGACGGCGCTGACCACGGTCTCCGTGCCCGAGATGTTCCGCTACTGGCTCCAGGGAGGGCGCATCTCCATCGGCTTCCTGGGCGCCGCGCAGCTCGACCGGTTCGGCAACATCAACACCACGGTGATCGGCGACTACCGCCGCCCGAAGGTGCGGCTGCCGGGCGGCGGCGGCGCGCCGGAGATCGCCACCTCCTGCCGCAAGGTGTTCATCACCATGAAGCAGTCCACCCGCGGGATGGTGGAGAAGATCGACTTCTTCACCTCCTTCGGCCATGGAGAGGGCGGGGATCACCGCCGCCGCCTCGGGATCGAAACCGAGGGGCCGGCGCTGCTCGTCACGGATCTCGCCGTGTGGAAGCCCGATCCCGAGACGAAGGAGTTCACGGTGGTGTCCATGCACCCGGGCGTCACGCGCGGGCAGGTCCAGGAGACCTGCGGCTGGAAGGTGCGCTTCGCGGATCGCGTCGAGGAGACGCCGCCTCCGACCGAGCTCGAACTGGCGACCCTCCGCGACCTCCAGGCCCGCACCGAGCGGGCCCATGGCGGAAAGAAGGGAGCCTGA
- a CDS encoding CoA transferase subunit A: MAKFQSLREAVAENLRAGDTVAFEGFTHLIPHAAAHEAIRQGIGDLTLIRMTPDIVYDQLVGMGLAKKVVFSYAGNPGVGLLRRMRDAIENGWPRAIETVEHSHAAMANAYEAGAAGLPCAVFRGYRGAGLKEVNPDIRSIVCPFTGEELAAVPSHRPDVTFIHAQKASRRGDVLVEGIVGVQKEAVLAAKRAVVTVEEIVDDFEDLHPNLCVLPHWTVTAVAHVPGGAHPSYAHGYYGRDNAAYLEWDRISADRGLFTRWMKENVLDVGPEAFAARVRGL, encoded by the coding sequence ATGGCCAAGTTCCAGAGCCTCAGGGAGGCCGTCGCGGAGAACCTGCGCGCGGGCGACACCGTCGCCTTCGAGGGCTTCACCCATCTCATCCCCCACGCCGCCGCCCACGAGGCGATCCGCCAGGGGATCGGGGATCTGACACTCATCCGGATGACGCCCGACATCGTCTACGACCAGCTCGTCGGCATGGGGCTGGCGAAGAAGGTCGTGTTCTCCTATGCGGGCAACCCGGGGGTCGGCCTCCTGCGCCGGATGCGCGACGCCATCGAGAACGGGTGGCCCCGCGCCATCGAGACGGTCGAGCACAGCCACGCGGCCATGGCCAACGCCTACGAGGCGGGCGCCGCGGGTCTGCCCTGCGCCGTCTTCCGCGGCTATCGGGGGGCCGGGCTGAAGGAGGTGAACCCGGACATCAGGAGCATCGTCTGCCCCTTCACGGGCGAGGAGCTCGCGGCGGTGCCTTCGCACCGGCCGGACGTGACCTTCATCCACGCCCAGAAGGCGAGCCGGCGCGGCGACGTGCTCGTCGAAGGCATCGTCGGCGTGCAGAAGGAGGCGGTCCTTGCGGCGAAGCGCGCCGTCGTGACGGTGGAGGAGATCGTCGACGATTTCGAGGACCTTCACCCGAACCTGTGCGTGCTTCCGCACTGGACCGTCACCGCCGTCGCGCATGTGCCCGGAGGCGCGCATCCCTCCTACGCCCACGGCTATTACGGCCGCGACAACGCCGCCTATCTCGAGTGGGACAGGATCTCCGCCGACCGGGGCCTCTTCACCCGGTGGATGAAGGAGAACGTGCTCGATGTCGGCCCGGAGGCGTTCGCCGCCCGCGTGAGGGGGCTTTGA
- the pcaG gene encoding protocatechuate 3,4-dioxygenase subunit alpha translates to MVQKLGQLKETPSQTAGPYVHIGTTPNWAGIAGVWKEDLGLGLVGPETRGERILVKGRILDGGGTPLKDALVEIWQADAEGLYNSPQERRGRADPHFAGWGRQPVDGTTGEYRFETVKPGRVPYRDGRLMAPHITFWIVARGINIGLHTRMYFADEESANAECPVLARIEHKVRVPTLIAPRAVENGLPTYTFDIRLQGEKETVFFDI, encoded by the coding sequence ATGGTCCAGAAGCTGGGACAGCTGAAGGAGACGCCCTCGCAGACGGCGGGGCCCTACGTGCATATCGGCACGACCCCGAACTGGGCCGGGATTGCCGGCGTGTGGAAGGAGGACCTCGGCCTCGGCCTCGTCGGCCCGGAAACCAGGGGCGAGCGCATCCTCGTCAAGGGCCGGATCCTCGACGGCGGCGGCACGCCCCTGAAGGACGCCCTCGTCGAGATCTGGCAGGCGGACGCGGAGGGCCTCTACAACTCGCCCCAGGAGCGGCGCGGACGCGCCGATCCGCACTTCGCCGGATGGGGGCGCCAGCCCGTGGACGGCACGACGGGGGAGTACAGGTTCGAGACCGTCAAGCCCGGCCGCGTGCCCTACCGGGACGGGCGCCTCATGGCGCCGCACATCACGTTCTGGATCGTGGCGCGCGGCATCAATATCGGCCTCCATACCCGCATGTATTTCGCCGACGAGGAGAGCGCCAATGCGGAGTGCCCCGTGCTCGCCCGCATCGAGCACAAGGTGCGGGTGCCGACGCTGATCGCGCCGCGCGCCGTGGAGAACGGGCTGCCCACCTACACCTTCGACATCCGCCTCCAGGGCGAGAAGGAAACCGTGTTCTTCGACATCTGA
- the pcaH gene encoding protocatechuate 3,4-dioxygenase subunit beta, with amino-acid sequence MSDQGPFYHRDRSWHPPAFTPQYKTSVLRSPRYPLLSLDNTISEMTGPVFSHDAIGPLDNDLIRNYARTGEPIGPRIVVYGRVLDENARPVPGALLEFWQANAGGRYRHRKESYLAPLDPNFGGCGRTITDQEGRYWFRTIKPGPYPWPNGVNDWRPAHIHFSVFGHAFAQRLITQMYFEGDPMIWQCPIVSTIPDKAAVEQLIAALDRNNAIPMDALAYKFDIVLRGRRSTPFENRMEGN; translated from the coding sequence ATGTCGGACCAGGGACCGTTCTACCACCGCGACCGGAGCTGGCATCCGCCGGCCTTCACGCCGCAATACAAGACGTCAGTGCTGCGCTCCCCGCGATACCCGCTCTTGTCGCTGGACAACACCATTTCCGAGATGACGGGGCCGGTCTTCAGCCACGACGCCATCGGCCCACTCGACAACGACCTCATCCGCAACTACGCCCGGACCGGAGAGCCCATCGGCCCGCGCATCGTCGTCTACGGGCGCGTGCTCGACGAGAACGCGCGGCCCGTGCCGGGAGCGCTCCTGGAGTTCTGGCAGGCCAATGCGGGCGGGCGCTACCGGCACAGGAAGGAGAGCTATCTCGCTCCCCTCGATCCGAATTTCGGCGGCTGCGGACGCACGATCACCGACCAGGAGGGGCGCTATTGGTTCCGCACCATCAAGCCCGGCCCCTATCCCTGGCCGAACGGCGTCAACGACTGGCGCCCGGCGCACATCCACTTCTCCGTCTTCGGCCATGCCTTCGCGCAGCGGCTGATCACGCAGATGTATTTCGAGGGCGACCCGATGATCTGGCAATGCCCCATCGTCTCCACCATTCCGGACAAGGCGGCCGTGGAGCAGCTCATCGCCGCCCTCGACCGGAACAACGCGATCCCGATGGATGCGCTCGCCTACAAGTTCGACATCGTCCTGCGGGGGCGCCGCTCGACCCCGTTCGAGAACCGGATGGAGGGGAACTGA
- the pcaC gene encoding 4-carboxymuconolactone decarboxylase — protein sequence MAVRRQVLGDAHVDRASAQATEFDADFQTFITEGAWGSVWARPHFSKRERSIVTIALLAALGHDDEVAMHVRATRNTGATKEDIREALLHVAVYAGVPAANRAFKIVKKAYAEMEQDPQG from the coding sequence ATGGCCGTGCGGCGGCAGGTGCTGGGCGATGCCCATGTGGACCGGGCGAGCGCGCAGGCGACGGAGTTCGACGCCGATTTCCAGACCTTCATCACCGAGGGAGCCTGGGGCTCGGTGTGGGCGCGACCGCATTTCTCGAAGCGGGAGCGCTCCATCGTCACCATCGCCCTGCTCGCGGCGCTCGGCCACGACGACGAGGTCGCGATGCACGTGCGCGCCACCCGCAACACGGGGGCGACCAAGGAGGACATCCGCGAGGCGCTGCTGCATGTGGCGGTCTATGCGGGCGTGCCCGCCGCCAATCGTGCCTTCAAGATCGTCAAGAAGGCCTATGCCGAAATGGAGCAGGATCCGCAGGGATGA
- the pcaD gene encoding 3-oxoadipate enol-lactonase gives MAFTRANGIVLHHQVLGRAGAPALVFSNSLGSDFRIWQEVAPAFADRFRVVLYDKRGHGLSDVPPGPYAIDDHVDDLLALLDTLHVREAAIVGLSVGGMIAQRLAVREPSRATALVLCCTAAKIGTAETWAERIAAVEKHGVEAVVEGVLARWFTPDFRAARADECAGWRNMLLRTPAVGYAATCAAVRDADLTADAGRIAVPTLCVAGDQDGSTPADVVGRTAALIPGARFEVVAGAGHIPCVERPKELAALIASHLEEAARG, from the coding sequence ATGGCCTTCACGCGCGCAAACGGAATCGTCCTTCACCACCAGGTCCTCGGCCGCGCCGGGGCGCCGGCCCTCGTGTTCTCCAACTCTCTGGGCAGCGACTTCCGCATCTGGCAGGAGGTGGCGCCGGCCTTCGCCGACCGTTTCCGGGTCGTGCTCTACGACAAGCGCGGTCACGGGCTCTCGGACGTGCCGCCGGGGCCCTACGCCATCGACGACCACGTGGACGATCTCCTCGCGCTTCTCGACACGCTTCACGTGCGCGAGGCCGCCATCGTGGGCCTGTCCGTCGGGGGCATGATCGCGCAGCGCCTCGCGGTGCGCGAACCCTCGCGTGCGACGGCCCTCGTCCTGTGCTGCACGGCCGCGAAGATCGGGACGGCCGAAACCTGGGCCGAGCGGATCGCGGCGGTGGAGAAGCACGGCGTGGAGGCGGTGGTCGAAGGCGTGCTCGCCCGCTGGTTCACGCCGGACTTCCGTGCCGCCCGGGCCGACGAGTGCGCGGGCTGGCGCAACATGCTCCTGCGCACGCCCGCCGTCGGCTATGCGGCCACCTGCGCCGCCGTCCGCGATGCCGATCTCACGGCCGATGCCGGGCGCATCGCGGTGCCGACCCTCTGCGTGGCCGGCGACCAGGACGGATCGACCCCTGCGGACGTGGTCGGGCGGACCGCCGCGCTCATCCCCGGCGCCCGCTTCGAGGTGGTGGCAGGGGCCGGGCACATCCCCTGCGTCGAGCGCCCGAAGGAGCTGGCGGCGCTCATCGCATCCCATCTCGAGGAGGCCGCGCGTGGCTGA
- a CDS encoding ABC transporter ATP-binding protein: MPAESLEVRRLSAGYGPTVVLEDVSFSVPAGARLSILGRNGMGKTTLLSSLMGLTRRYGGEILLGGRDVAGLKSCDRALRGLGLVPQTRDIFRSLTVEENLIAGLKDRPRSALEEAYEMFPRLRERRRNLGWQLSGGEQQMLSTARTILGRPSVLLLDEPLEGLAPVICEELMAAFVRLASGGEMTILLVEQRIESALDFADSVLILERGRIVWQGTSEALRSDERLVEQYIGVGTVH, from the coding sequence ATGCCCGCCGAGTCGCTTGAGGTCCGCCGCCTGAGCGCCGGGTACGGCCCGACGGTCGTGCTCGAAGACGTGTCGTTCTCCGTGCCCGCCGGGGCGCGGCTGTCGATCCTGGGCCGCAACGGCATGGGCAAGACGACGCTCCTGTCGAGCCTCATGGGGCTCACCAGGCGCTACGGCGGCGAGATCCTGCTCGGCGGGCGGGACGTGGCGGGCCTGAAGAGCTGCGACCGCGCCCTGCGGGGCCTGGGCCTGGTGCCGCAGACCCGCGACATCTTCCGTTCCCTGACCGTGGAGGAGAACCTGATCGCCGGCCTGAAGGACCGGCCGCGCAGCGCGCTCGAAGAGGCCTACGAGATGTTTCCGCGCCTGCGAGAACGGCGGCGCAACCTCGGCTGGCAGCTGTCGGGAGGGGAGCAGCAGATGCTCTCCACCGCGCGGACCATTCTCGGGCGTCCCTCCGTGCTGCTTCTCGACGAGCCGCTCGAGGGCCTCGCCCCGGTCATCTGCGAGGAGCTGATGGCCGCGTTCGTCCGTCTGGCATCCGGCGGCGAGATGACGATCCTGCTGGTGGAGCAGCGGATCGAGAGCGCCCTCGACTTCGCGGACTCGGTCCTCATCCTCGAACGCGGGCGCATCGTCTGGCAGGGCACGAGCGAGGCCCTGCGGTCCGACGAGCGTCTCGTCGAGCAGTATATCGGCGTCGGCACCGTGCATTGA
- a CDS encoding ABC transporter ATP-binding protein, whose product MSDLFRVEGLSKSFGGLAVSRNVDLAMGAGERLALIGPNGAGKTTFVNLVTGQIRPSAGRVILGGEDVTGLGAVRRVRKGLVRTFQVTRLFSDMTPEEHVTLTVLRREGRAARILGRFRGDPAVSGEVEGILGTLGLLEVARRKVREIAYGQQRLLEIAIALALRPKVLLLDEPAAGVPSSETPRIEQALGHLPPSLAVLMIEHDMDLVFRFAKRVVVLAAGEIIFEGLPAQVAANEKVREAYLGNYAHARRVA is encoded by the coding sequence ATGAGCGATCTCTTCCGCGTGGAAGGCCTGTCCAAGTCCTTCGGCGGCCTCGCCGTCAGCCGCAACGTCGACCTTGCCATGGGAGCGGGGGAGAGGCTCGCGCTCATCGGCCCCAATGGCGCGGGCAAGACAACCTTCGTGAACCTCGTGACGGGACAGATCCGGCCGAGCGCGGGCCGCGTGATCCTCGGCGGCGAGGACGTGACCGGGCTCGGCGCGGTGCGGCGGGTGCGGAAGGGGCTGGTGCGCACCTTCCAGGTCACGCGCCTGTTCTCCGACATGACGCCGGAGGAGCACGTCACGCTCACCGTGCTCCGGCGCGAGGGACGTGCCGCGCGCATTCTCGGCCGCTTCCGCGGCGATCCGGCCGTTTCGGGAGAGGTCGAGGGCATCCTCGGCACGCTGGGCCTCCTCGAGGTGGCCCGGCGCAAGGTGCGGGAGATCGCCTACGGCCAGCAGCGGCTCCTCGAAATCGCCATCGCCCTGGCGCTCAGGCCGAAGGTGCTGCTCCTCGACGAGCCGGCGGCGGGGGTGCCTTCCAGCGAGACGCCGCGCATCGAGCAGGCCCTCGGGCATCTGCCGCCGAGCCTCGCCGTTCTGATGATCGAGCACGACATGGACCTCGTCTTCCGCTTCGCCAAGCGCGTCGTGGTGCTCGCGGCGGGCGAGATCATCTTCGAGGGCCTGCCTGCGCAGGTCGCCGCGAACGAAAAAGTGCGCGAAGCCTATCTCGGGAATTACGCCCATGCCCGCCGAGTCGCTTGA
- a CDS encoding branched-chain amino acid ABC transporter permease — protein sequence MAGTRAGSSLVRDAAGVAAIAAIGAAGYWLFPDNLALLTRVIAVALLALSLDLVVGYCGVATLGHATLFGAGAYAAGMACLRGVTEPMTLVLIGAAAGAAAGLVMGAVMLRAHGLAQLVLSIAIVQLAHEAANKASAFTGGSDGLAGFSPSPLFGTFAFDLWGRTAYLFGLALLVGVFVVLKFVVASPFGMLCRGIKEDPVRIRAMGAFVFPVLLKMFVISGAVAGTGGALAALSTQVVGLDSVSFELSANALVMLVLGGLGSLYGALVGTVVFMGFEHTVSAVNPFHWMTMVGALLIAVVLVAPGGLGGLAGRLRAAVRGAGGGRGRP from the coding sequence TTGGCGGGGACACGCGCCGGCTCCAGCCTCGTGCGCGACGCGGCGGGCGTGGCCGCCATCGCCGCCATCGGCGCGGCCGGATACTGGCTGTTCCCCGACAATCTCGCCCTCCTGACCCGCGTGATCGCGGTGGCGCTTCTCGCTCTCTCGCTCGATCTCGTCGTCGGCTATTGCGGCGTCGCCACCCTTGGCCATGCCACCCTTTTCGGGGCGGGTGCCTATGCGGCCGGCATGGCCTGCCTGCGCGGGGTGACCGAGCCGATGACCCTCGTCCTCATCGGAGCCGCGGCCGGCGCAGCGGCGGGGCTCGTGATGGGCGCCGTCATGCTCCGGGCGCACGGGCTCGCTCAGCTCGTTTTGTCCATCGCCATCGTGCAGCTGGCCCACGAGGCTGCCAACAAGGCCTCGGCCTTCACGGGCGGCAGCGACGGCCTCGCGGGGTTCAGCCCGAGCCCGCTCTTCGGAACCTTCGCCTTCGACCTGTGGGGACGCACCGCCTATCTCTTCGGCCTCGCCCTTCTCGTCGGCGTCTTCGTCGTGCTGAAGTTCGTCGTGGCCTCGCCCTTCGGCATGCTGTGCCGCGGCATCAAGGAGGATCCGGTCCGCATCCGCGCCATGGGCGCCTTCGTGTTCCCCGTCCTCCTGAAGATGTTCGTCATCTCCGGGGCCGTGGCGGGAACGGGCGGTGCGCTCGCCGCCCTGTCCACCCAGGTCGTCGGCCTCGACAGCGTGAGCTTCGAGCTGTCCGCGAACGCCCTCGTCATGCTGGTTCTCGGCGGCCTCGGCAGCCTCTACGGCGCGCTCGTCGGCACCGTCGTCTTCATGGGGTTCGAGCACACGGTTTCCGCCGTCAACCCGTTCCACTGGATGACCATGGTCGGCGCCCTGCTGATCGCCGTCGTCCTCGTCGCGCCGGGCGGGCTCGGCGGCCTTGCCGGCCGGCTCCGCGCCGCCGTGCGGGGCGCCGGGGGCGGGAGGGGGCGGCCATGA
- a CDS encoding branched-chain amino acid ABC transporter permease, with product MQTVFSIAIDAFAYGMALFIICIGLSLTMGLMRVVNLAHGAFAMIAGYIASYAQRELGAGYAAALLLAILGTVAVSIPLERFLYRRIYGSPQLTQVLMTIGITFCVIGITNFFFGPTLKTIALPASLSTPVDLGFRAVAGHRLFVMACGLVVAAGLWFLIERTAFGIRLRATVDNAGMADALGVRTQAVYAVSFAIAMGLAALGGVVGAEFLPIEPYYALRYMVTFLVVVSVGGAGSIPGALLACLVLGAIDTTGRYLMPDFGNFFFYAAVIAIVCVFPRGFLGRAQ from the coding sequence ATGCAGACCGTCTTCAGCATCGCGATCGACGCCTTCGCCTACGGCATGGCGCTGTTCATCATCTGCATCGGTCTGTCGCTGACCATGGGCCTGATGCGGGTGGTCAACCTCGCCCACGGCGCCTTCGCGATGATCGCCGGCTACATCGCCTCCTATGCCCAGCGCGAGCTCGGCGCGGGCTACGCGGCGGCGCTCCTGCTCGCGATCCTGGGAACGGTCGCCGTCTCCATTCCGCTCGAGCGCTTCCTCTACCGGCGGATCTACGGCAGCCCGCAGCTGACGCAGGTTCTGATGACCATCGGCATCACCTTCTGCGTGATCGGCATTACGAACTTCTTCTTCGGCCCCACGCTCAAGACCATCGCGCTGCCTGCAAGCCTGTCCACGCCGGTGGATCTCGGCTTCCGCGCGGTCGCCGGGCACCGGCTCTTCGTCATGGCCTGCGGCCTCGTCGTCGCGGCGGGGCTGTGGTTCCTCATCGAGAGGACCGCCTTCGGCATCCGCCTGCGCGCCACCGTGGACAACGCAGGCATGGCCGACGCGCTCGGGGTCCGGACGCAGGCGGTCTATGCCGTCAGCTTCGCCATCGCCATGGGGCTCGCCGCGCTCGGCGGCGTGGTCGGGGCCGAGTTCCTTCCCATCGAGCCCTATTACGCCCTGCGCTACATGGTGACCTTCCTCGTGGTGGTCTCGGTCGGCGGCGCGGGCTCCATTCCGGGAGCGCTGCTCGCCTGCCTCGTGCTCGGCGCCATCGACACCACGGGGCGCTACCTCATGCCCGACTTCGGAAACTTCTTCTTCTATGCAGCCGTCATCGCCATCGTTTGCGTCTTCCCCCGCGGCTTCCTCGGAAGGGCGCAGTAG